One genomic region from Cydia amplana chromosome Z, ilCydAmpl1.1, whole genome shotgun sequence encodes:
- the LOC134661315 gene encoding CIMIP2 protein CG18335-like: MAALDLVSIAQPHYIPGYTGHCPEYKYRIGNSYGTTTHKILLDPSVQHSERLVLSDRTADDFQVFRPAQTDVDIVNARFRNGDPVYKHPMIPGYEGFLPRLNAHFGQRYTVLATEALSEFQRQQLNSRAAANQLERVLDLQAGKGTPWNLVDRFSATAEFKLPLVAVRPECAGILRNIPMDEAKLSPATHSTSPYFMEDGPDKFIKKGFTGHVPYGFQRFGESSKKLTNSALCDFSSNYRRRQSTEWAPVNVVKPDPPLSINPTEIYHKHVGMIPNYAGHVPGCLFRFGKTYGNDTRDAKRWLRGDFQS, translated from the exons ATGGCGGCATTGGATTTAGTGAGCATCGCGCAACCCCATTACATCCCAGG ATACACAGGGCACTGTCCAGAATACAAGTACCGCATAGGCAACTCCTATGGCACCACCACGCATAAGATCCTTCTGGACCCGAGCGTGCAGCACTCGGAGAGGCTCGTCCTGTCCGACAGGACCGCTGATGACTTTCAA GTATTCCGACCAGCACAGACTGACGTGGATATCGTCAACGCGAGGTTTCGAAATGGCGATCCAGTGTACAAGCATCCCATGATACCAGGGTACGAAG GCTTTCTACCTCGGTTAAATGCGCATTTCGGCCAACGTTACACCGTGCTCGCAACGGAGGCACTATCCGAATTCCAAAGGCAGCAGCTCAACTCTCGCGCGGCGGCCAACCAACTTGAAAGAGTCCTAGACCTACAGGCAGGCAAGGGCACACCCTGGAACCTAGTCGACAGATTC TCGGCGACGGCCGAGTTCAAACTGCCTTTGGTGGCAGTCAGGCCAGAATGTGCTGGTATACTACGGAATATACCTATGGATGAAGCAAAGTTATCACCGGCAACACACTCAACCAGTCCCTATTTCATGGAGGATGGACCGGACAAATTTATTAAGAAAG GTTTCACGGGTCATGTACCGTACGGATTTCAGCGATTTGGAGAGAGCTCAAAGAAACTTACTAACTCTGCACTCTGTGACTTTTCGTCTAACTACAGGCGAAGGCAGAGTACCGAGTGGGCGCCTGTAAATGTTGTCAA ACCTGACCCGCCTCTCTCCATCAACCCCACTGAGATCTACCACAAGCACGTCGGCATGATACCCAACTACGCCGGGCACGTGCCTGGGTGCCTGTTCAG ATTTGGCAAGACGTACGGGAATGATACTCGCGACGCGAAACGGTGGCTCCGCGGCGACTTCCAATCTTGA
- the LOC134661863 gene encoding elongator complex protein 3, giving the protein MAKKKLLPNLSKEEKMVIVISEIIQELLVAHRQGKDVNLNKMKTRISSKYGLGTSPRLVDIIAAVPADSKSILVPKLKAKPIRTASGIAVVAVMCKPHRCPHINFTGNICVYCPGGPDSDFEYSTQSYTGYEPTSMRAIRARYNPYLQTRHRVEQLKQLGHSVDKVEFIVMGGTFMSLPEDYRDYFIRNLHDALSGHTSSCVAEAVKYSERAKTKCIGITIETRPDYCLQRHMSDMLNYGCTRLEIGVQSVYEDIARDTNRGHTVKAVCENFNLAKDAGYKIVVHMMPDLPNVDFERDVEQFIEFFENPAFRADGLKIYPTLVIRGTGLYELWKTGRYRSYPPSTLVDLIAKILALVPPWTRVYRVQRDIPMPLVSSGVEHGNLRELALARMADLGTDCRDVRTREVGIQEIHNRVRPYEVELIRRDYVANGGWETFLAYEDPDQDILVGLLRLRKCASDTYRPELKPGPGAHFNQCSVVRELHVYGSVVPVNARDPTKFQHQGFGMLLMEEAERIAREEHGSDKMAVISGVGTRNYYAKIGYRLEGPYMVKML; this is encoded by the exons ATGGCTAAAAAGAAACTTTTACCAAATCTCTCTAAAGAGGAGAAAATGGTGATAGTAATATCGGAGATCATACAAGAGTTGTTGGTCGCTCATCGTCAAGGGAAAGATGTTAACCTAAACAAGATGAAGACGCGTATTTCTTCGAAATATGGTCTAGGGACGTCTCCTCGTTTGGTGGATATCATAGCGGCGGTGCCGGCAGATTCTAAGAGCATATTGGTGCCTAAATTGAAGGCTAAGCCTATACGTACGGCGTCAGGAATCGCGGTGGTCGCGGTGATGTGTAAGCCTCACAGATGTCCGCACATAAACTTCACGGGGAACATTTGCGTGTACTGCCCGGGCGGGCCGGACTCGGACTTCGAGTACTCGACACAGAGCTACACGGGGTACGAGCCGACGTCGATGCGCGCGATCCGGGCGCGCTACAACCCGTACCTGCAGACCCGCCATCGCGTGGAGCAGCTGAAGCAACTGGGGCACAGTGTCGATAAGGTGGAGTTTATCGTTATGGGCGGCACCTTCATGAGCTTGCCGGAGGACTACAGGGACTACTTTATTAG GAATCTCCATGATGCACTCTCTGGTCACACATCAAGTTGTGTCGCTGAGGCCGTAAAATATTCGGAGAGGGCCAAGACCAAGTGCATCGGAATCACTATTGAGACTAGACCCGATTATTGTTTGCAGAGGCACATGAGTGACATGCTCAACTATGGGTGTACCAG GTTGGAAATAGGTGTGCAGTCTGTGTATGAGGATATAGCCAGAGACACAAACAGGGGACACACTGTGAAGGCTGTCTGTGAGAACTTCAACTTGGCCAAAGATGCTGGTTACAAG ATAGTCGTCCACATGATGCCAGACCTCCCCAACGTCGATTTCGAACGAGACGTGGAACAATTCATCGAGTTCTTCGAGAACCCAGCGTTCAGGGCCGATGGCCTAAAGATTTATCCAACTCTGGTCATCAGAGGAACCGGCTTATATGAGCTGTGGAAAACGGGGCGGTACAGGAGTTACCCGCCTTCGACTTTGGTGGATCTGATTGCCAAGATTCTGGCGTTGGTGCCTCCCTGGACTCGGGTTTACAG GGTGCAACGCGACATCCCAATGCCTTTAGTCTCTAGTGGCGTAGAACACGGCAATTTGAGAGAGCTAGCACTTGCTCGCATGGCAGACCTGGGCACGGACTGCCGCGATGTCCGCACCAGGGAGGTCGGCATACAGGAGATACACAACCGCGTGCGGCCCTACGAG GTGGAGCTGATCCGCCGCGACTACGTGGCCAACGGCGGTTGGGAGACGTTCCTCGCATACGAGGACCCGGACCAAGACATCCTAGTAGGGCTGTTGAGGCTCAGGAAATGCGCCAGCGACACTTACCGTCCCGAGCTGAAGCCCGGGCCCGGGGCTCACTTCAACCAGTGCAGTGTGGTTAGGGAGCTGCACGTCTATGGCAGCGTTGTGCCg GTAAACGCCCGCGACCCAACCAAATTCCAGCACCAAGGTTTTGGAATGCTCCTAATGGAGGAAGCGGAGCGTATCGCGCGCGAAGAGCACGGCTCGGACAAAATGGCCGTCATATCGGGCGTGGGCACGCGCAACTATTACGCCAAGATCGGGTACAGGCTCGAGGGACCTTACATGGTCAAGATGCTTTGA